The Pseudanabaena galeata CCNP1313 genome includes a region encoding these proteins:
- the argC gene encoding N-acetyl-gamma-glutamyl-phosphate reductase produces MSAQDRVPVGIIGASGYGGIQLVRLLLEHPLVNITYMGGSGSVGQNFADLYPHIAHAVNLPIENLEPEAIADRCKIVFLSLPNGLASKIAPRLLAKGCKVLDLSADYRFTDLQVYESWYKEARTDAEVNAKAVYGLPEIYRDRIATADLVGCAGCYPTASLLALQPLLKQGLVDPSTIIIDAKSGTSGGGRQPKTNLLLAEADGSLAAYGIASHRHTPEIEQICSDMAGQEVLVQFTPHLIPMIRGILSTVYAKLRDPGLVKEDVLTIYKSFYRNSEWVQVLPKNIFPQTKWALGTNLCYLGVEVDERTGRVIVVSAIDNLMKGQAAQALQCMNIMMGWEESLALPKLTFYP; encoded by the coding sequence ATGAGCGCACAGGATCGAGTCCCCGTAGGTATTATTGGCGCGTCGGGTTATGGTGGTATCCAATTGGTGAGACTGCTGCTAGAGCATCCATTAGTGAATATTACCTACATGGGTGGTAGTGGTTCTGTAGGACAAAATTTTGCTGACTTGTACCCACATATTGCCCATGCAGTAAACCTGCCCATCGAAAATCTTGAACCTGAAGCGATCGCCGATCGCTGCAAAATTGTCTTCCTGTCATTACCTAATGGCTTAGCTAGCAAAATTGCACCTCGACTATTGGCTAAGGGCTGCAAAGTCCTCGATTTATCCGCAGATTATCGCTTCACCGATCTGCAAGTTTATGAATCTTGGTATAAAGAGGCGCGTACTGATGCTGAGGTTAATGCCAAGGCAGTTTATGGATTACCAGAAATTTATCGCGATCGCATTGCTACTGCGGACTTAGTTGGTTGTGCGGGTTGTTATCCTACGGCTAGTTTATTAGCTCTACAGCCTCTGCTTAAGCAAGGTTTAGTCGATCCGAGTACGATTATTATTGATGCCAAGTCAGGTACATCTGGTGGTGGTCGTCAACCGAAAACTAATTTGTTACTAGCTGAGGCGGATGGTTCTCTTGCCGCTTATGGTATCGCGAGTCATCGCCACACCCCTGAAATCGAACAGATCTGTAGTGATATGGCAGGTCAAGAGGTGCTAGTTCAATTCACACCTCATCTTATCCCCATGATTCGCGGTATTCTGTCTACGGTATACGCTAAGCTGCGTGACCCTGGGCTGGTGAAGGAAGATGTCCTTACTATTTATAAGTCTTTTTACCGCAATTCCGAATGGGTGCAGGTATTACCTAAGAATATCTTCCCGCAAACTAAGTGGGCTTTGGGTACAAATCTCTGTTATCTCGGTGTGGAAGTCGATGAGCGGACAGGACGAGTAATTGTGGTTTCGGCGATCGATAACTTGATGAAAGGTCAAGCTGCCCAAGCATTGCAATGCATGAATATCATGATGGGCTGGGAAGAGTCACTAGCTTTACCTAAGTTAACTTTCTATCCATAA
- a CDS encoding AbrB family transcriptional regulator, with product MTDTVTSPLTGKALLQKAKELNNLPKREQAKKCGYFTRGKDGVDRVNLTEFYEAVLAARGFAINPEQNKDGRGREPTFRVSVHKNGQIVIGSTYTRSMGLNEGDEFEIKLGYKHIHLIQLSNEQSEDPEE from the coding sequence ATGACAGACACTGTAACTTCTCCTTTGACAGGAAAGGCGCTTCTTCAAAAAGCAAAAGAGCTAAATAATTTACCCAAGCGTGAGCAAGCTAAAAAATGCGGGTATTTCACTCGTGGGAAAGATGGGGTAGATCGTGTTAATTTGACAGAATTTTATGAAGCAGTGCTTGCTGCTAGAGGATTTGCAATTAATCCTGAACAGAATAAAGATGGTCGTGGGCGCGAACCTACCTTTCGGGTTAGCGTTCATAAAAATGGACAAATCGTAATTGGTTCTACCTATACAAGATCTATGGGTTTGAATGAAGGTGATGAGTTTGAAATTAAGCTTGGATACAAGCACATCCATCTGATCCAGTTGAGTAATGAACAATCGGAAGATCCTGAAGAGTAA
- a CDS encoding IS982 family transposase, which produces MDITRIFCEVDDFCQSFEKHWQEQPMLPSMQGERKSRSRMRLSEVMTIAIAFHGSGYKTFKDFYTLTVIPFWRKAFPHLVSYTRFVELMPWTMMLLCCFLHTRKGEVTGISFIDSTPINVCVPCRAHAHKVFKGMVNWGKNSVGWHFGFKLHLIINDKGELLAFKLTPANIDDRQPVPEMAQDLFGQLFGDRGYISQKLFEKLYEQGLQLITKRKKNMKNCLVKLIDKILLRKRAIIESVNDQLKNISQIEHSRHRSFFNFLVNLLAGLVAYTYRETKPALDLLFKGLPALPPAIF; this is translated from the coding sequence TTGGATATCACGCGAATCTTCTGTGAAGTGGATGATTTTTGCCAAAGCTTTGAAAAACACTGGCAAGAGCAACCAATGTTGCCATCAATGCAGGGAGAAAGGAAAAGTCGCTCAAGAATGAGGTTGAGTGAAGTGATGACCATCGCGATCGCCTTTCATGGGTCAGGATACAAGACCTTCAAAGACTTCTATACCCTAACTGTAATACCGTTTTGGCGGAAAGCATTTCCCCACTTGGTAAGCTACACCCGCTTTGTCGAGCTAATGCCTTGGACAATGATGTTGTTATGTTGCTTTCTGCATACCCGCAAAGGCGAAGTGACAGGAATATCATTCATCGACTCCACACCGATCAATGTCTGTGTACCATGCCGTGCCCATGCCCATAAAGTATTCAAAGGTATGGTCAATTGGGGCAAAAACTCAGTGGGATGGCACTTTGGCTTCAAGCTACATTTGATTATCAATGACAAAGGGGAATTGCTTGCCTTCAAGCTCACACCAGCCAATATTGATGACCGACAACCTGTGCCTGAGATGGCTCAAGACCTCTTTGGTCAATTGTTTGGTGACCGTGGTTATATCTCCCAAAAGTTGTTTGAGAAGCTCTATGAACAAGGTTTACAACTGATTACTAAGCGCAAGAAAAATATGAAAAACTGTTTGGTCAAGTTGATTGATAAGATTTTGCTGCGTAAGCGCGCAATTATTGAGTCCGTCAATGACCAACTCAAAAACATTTCTCAGATTGAGCATTCAAGACATCGCAGTTTTTTTAATTTTCTTGTCAACCTTTTAGCTGGGTTGGTTGCTTATACATATCGAGAGACTAAACCTGCTTTAGATCTTCTCTTCAAAGGCTTGCCTGCTCTTCCTCCTGCCATCTTTTAG
- a CDS encoding DUF6888 family protein: protein MPTSEQGIICVILCQSLTSTFTPIFLLRLDERTGNVFILAGDNIEIEIYRNGLWRFL, encoded by the coding sequence TTGCCTACTTCTGAACAAGGCATTATATGCGTCATATTATGCCAATCTTTAACAAGCACTTTCACTCCCATCTTTTTACTGCGTCTAGATGAACGCACAGGAAATGTATTCATTCTAGCTGGAGATAATATAGAGATAGAAATTTATCGTAATGGTCTTTGGAGGTTTCTGTGA
- the pnp gene encoding polyribonucleotide nucleotidyltransferase, with protein sequence MDAVTKIIPFYGREIKLRIGTFAPQAGGSVLVQCGETAILVTATRGPARDGVDFVPLLVDYEERLYAAGRIPGGFLRREGRPPEKATLTCRLIDRPMRPLFPNWLRDDVQIVATTMAIDEKAPPDVLAVTGASIAALIAGLPFMGPMAGVRVGLVGDEFIINPTYAEVEAGDLDLVVAGTAEGIIMVEAGANQLPEADMIEAIDFGYEAVLELIKAQLDLLQELGLALPEIVNPVTDPTLENFIANTVKDKVAQVVASCEKDRNVRDAALDAIKAELLEAIAALPEEDPVKLVADKKVISATYKDLTKKLMRLQVIEQNVRIDGRKLDEVRPIWTEVSVIPRVHGSGLFNRGLTQVLTIATLGTPGDAQEMDDLHPDAKKRYMHHYNFPPYSVGEARPMRSAGRREIGHGALAERALLPVLPSKAEFPYVLRLVSEVLSSNGSTSMGSVCGSTLALMDAGVPISKPVSGVAMGLIKEGDEVRILTDIQGIEDFLGDMDFKVAGTDTGITALQMDMKITSISMDTVRAAVMQAKTGRAHIMGKMLELLSAPRPQLSPYAPRLLTIRIDPEQIGMIIGPGGKNIKGITEETGAKIDIEDDGTVMISSMSGEGALKAKRIIENMTRRVGSGDVYLGKVTRIIPIGAFVEFLPGKEGMVHISQLAEGRVGKVEDEVAVGDEVLIKIREVDNRGRFNLTRLGIHPDEAAAARAAAASAE encoded by the coding sequence ATGGATGCCGTAACAAAAATTATCCCTTTTTATGGCAGGGAAATTAAATTAAGAATTGGCACTTTTGCACCTCAAGCTGGCGGCTCAGTATTAGTCCAGTGTGGGGAGACTGCAATCTTAGTGACAGCGACCAGAGGTCCTGCTCGTGACGGTGTAGATTTTGTACCACTGCTGGTTGATTATGAAGAGCGCCTGTATGCAGCAGGTCGGATTCCTGGAGGTTTCTTGCGTCGTGAAGGTAGACCACCCGAAAAGGCAACTCTCACTTGCCGCCTGATCGATCGCCCCATGCGTCCTTTATTCCCCAATTGGTTGCGTGATGATGTACAGATTGTCGCTACGACGATGGCGATTGACGAAAAAGCACCACCCGATGTTTTAGCGGTAACTGGTGCATCGATCGCTGCGTTAATTGCAGGGTTACCCTTTATGGGACCAATGGCTGGTGTGCGTGTTGGTCTAGTTGGCGATGAATTTATCATTAACCCTACCTATGCGGAAGTTGAAGCAGGTGACCTTGATCTAGTAGTTGCTGGCACTGCCGAAGGGATCATCATGGTGGAAGCTGGGGCTAATCAATTGCCTGAAGCCGACATGATCGAAGCGATCGACTTTGGTTATGAAGCCGTACTGGAACTCATCAAAGCTCAACTTGACTTGCTGCAAGAGTTAGGACTCGCTCTCCCCGAAATCGTTAACCCTGTAACCGATCCCACCCTAGAAAACTTTATTGCCAATACGGTTAAAGATAAAGTTGCACAAGTAGTTGCGAGCTGCGAAAAAGATCGCAATGTGCGCGATGCGGCTCTCGATGCGATCAAGGCTGAGCTTTTAGAAGCGATCGCTGCCTTGCCAGAGGAAGATCCAGTGAAATTGGTTGCTGATAAGAAAGTAATCAGTGCCACTTATAAAGATCTCACCAAAAAGCTGATGCGATTGCAGGTAATCGAGCAGAACGTGCGGATTGACGGACGCAAACTCGATGAAGTGCGCCCAATCTGGACAGAAGTGAGTGTGATTCCTCGCGTCCATGGTAGCGGTTTATTCAATCGTGGCTTGACCCAAGTATTGACGATCGCCACCCTTGGTACACCGGGAGACGCACAGGAAATGGATGATTTGCATCCTGACGCGAAGAAGCGTTATATGCACCATTACAACTTTCCTCCTTACTCAGTGGGTGAGGCACGACCAATGCGATCGGCTGGTCGTCGCGAAATTGGACACGGTGCATTAGCTGAACGCGCTCTTTTGCCTGTACTACCTTCCAAAGCCGAATTCCCCTATGTTCTGCGCCTAGTTTCCGAAGTCTTGTCATCCAATGGCTCCACCTCGATGGGTTCGGTCTGTGGTTCTACCCTTGCGCTGATGGATGCAGGTGTACCGATCTCCAAACCTGTAAGTGGTGTGGCGATGGGCTTGATCAAAGAAGGCGATGAAGTTCGCATTCTTACTGACATTCAAGGCATTGAAGATTTCCTTGGCGACATGGACTTCAAGGTTGCGGGTACGGATACAGGCATTACCGCCCTGCAAATGGACATGAAGATCACTAGCATCTCTATGGATACAGTGCGTGCCGCCGTGATGCAAGCAAAGACTGGTCGCGCTCATATCATGGGCAAGATGTTGGAATTGCTCTCTGCACCAAGACCGCAACTTTCTCCCTATGCACCACGCTTGCTCACGATTCGCATCGATCCTGAACAAATCGGCATGATCATTGGTCCTGGTGGTAAGAACATCAAGGGCATTACCGAAGAGACTGGAGCCAAGATCGATATCGAAGATGATGGCACTGTCATGATTTCCTCGATGAGTGGTGAAGGCGCACTCAAAGCCAAGCGGATCATCGAAAACATGACTCGTCGCGTTGGTTCTGGCGATGTCTATCTCGGTAAGGTCACCCGCATTATTCCGATTGGTGCATTTGTGGAGTTCCTCCCTGGTAAGGAAGGAATGGTGCATATTTCTCAATTGGCGGAAGGTCGTGTGGGCAAAGTCGAAGATGAAGTTGCCGTTGGTGATGAAGTCTTGATTAAAATCCGTGAAGTTGACAATCGCGGACGTTTTAACCTGACTCGTTTGGGTATTCATCCAGATGAAGCTGCTGCTGCTCGTGCTGCTGCTGCATCTGCTGAATAA
- a CDS encoding TatD family hydrolase has protein sequence MQLVDTHVHINFKDFQSDLEAVRDRWLGNGVTRLVHSCVSPDEFNQIQAIADQFPEVSFAVGLHPLDKNLNTLGWNPEVGDRIKSLAISDQRVVAIGETGLDFFKSDSRTAQIEAFKSQLRTARSLNLPVIIHSREASVATREVLQEINAESPQQPIRGVMHCWAGNPEETQWFVDLGMYISFSGVVTFKNAHDLHESAKIVPSDRLLVETDCPFLAPIPKRGKRNEPAYVLHVAESVANLREVDLESLALETTSNAFKLFSLS, from the coding sequence ATGCAACTAGTAGATACACATGTACATATCAACTTCAAAGATTTTCAATCGGATCTTGAGGCAGTTCGCGATCGCTGGCTAGGTAATGGTGTAACAAGACTAGTGCATTCTTGCGTGAGTCCCGATGAGTTTAATCAGATTCAGGCGATCGCCGATCAATTTCCTGAAGTGAGTTTTGCGGTCGGGTTACATCCACTAGATAAAAACTTAAATACTTTAGGTTGGAATCCTGAAGTTGGCGATCGCATTAAGTCTTTGGCAATTAGTGATCAACGTGTCGTAGCGATCGGCGAAACTGGTTTAGATTTTTTTAAATCTGATAGTAGAACTGCTCAGATTGAAGCTTTTAAATCACAACTTCGCACAGCGCGATCGCTAAATCTGCCTGTAATTATTCACTCACGCGAGGCATCTGTTGCAACCCGTGAAGTCTTGCAAGAAATCAATGCAGAATCCCCTCAGCAACCCATTCGTGGCGTGATGCATTGCTGGGCGGGTAATCCTGAAGAAACCCAATGGTTTGTCGATTTGGGCATGTATATCAGCTTTAGTGGTGTGGTCACTTTTAAAAATGCCCATGATTTACATGAGTCGGCAAAAATTGTACCAAGCGATCGCCTTTTAGTAGAGACAGATTGCCCATTTCTCGCACCTATCCCGAAGCGTGGTAAGCGTAACGAACCAGCCTATGTGCTGCATGTGGCTGAGAGTGTGGCGAATTTGCGCGAGGTGGATCTAGAATCACTAGCTTTAGAAACTACTAGTAACGCCTTTAAACTATTCTCACTATCTTAA
- a CDS encoding cysteine desulfurase family protein — protein MQIYLDHGATTPARPEVINLMADVMRSQWGNPSSLHEWGERSTMAIERSRLQVASLLNADPEGIIFTSGGTESDNMVIMGIARQYRTPQHMIISSVEHSAIRLPAQYLEQHGWEVTRLPVDRQGCVNPKDLAQALRPNTVLVSIIAAQNEVGTIQPIEKLGQICRNADVLFHTDAVQAIGKMPIDVQVLPIDLLSLSAHKFYGLQGIGALYINPLTTKKRSLIPLIQGGGQERGYRSGTQAVAAIAGLGLAAELAEQELVSESARLTRLRDRLYALLADIPDLIPTGAIASERLPHHLSFYHKHIDGRRLVREMNFAGLAISSGSACSSGAIEPSSILLEMGYSPTEARNSIRLTLGKSNNEADIEWTSLVMHQILSRQS, from the coding sequence ATGCAAATATACCTAGATCATGGTGCTACGACCCCTGCGCGACCAGAAGTCATCAACTTGATGGCGGACGTGATGCGATCGCAATGGGGCAATCCCTCTAGCCTACATGAGTGGGGCGAGCGCTCAACTATGGCGATCGAGCGATCGCGTCTACAAGTAGCTAGTTTACTAAATGCTGATCCTGAAGGGATTATTTTCACGTCGGGCGGTACGGAGTCAGACAATATGGTGATCATGGGAATTGCGCGGCAATACCGTACACCACAGCACATGATCATTTCCTCGGTTGAGCATTCGGCAATACGGCTGCCAGCCCAATATCTCGAACAACATGGTTGGGAAGTTACCCGTTTGCCTGTGGATCGTCAAGGTTGCGTTAATCCCAAAGATCTGGCTCAAGCACTTCGTCCCAATACCGTACTGGTATCGATTATCGCCGCCCAAAATGAAGTTGGTACGATCCAGCCAATTGAGAAATTAGGGCAGATCTGTCGTAATGCTGACGTGTTATTCCATACGGATGCGGTGCAAGCGATCGGCAAAATGCCTATTGATGTGCAAGTTTTACCGATCGATCTGCTTTCACTTTCGGCTCATAAATTTTATGGATTGCAAGGGATTGGAGCGCTTTATATCAATCCACTTACAACTAAGAAGCGATCGCTAATTCCTTTAATCCAAGGCGGCGGACAAGAGCGTGGCTACCGTTCAGGCACACAAGCTGTTGCTGCGATCGCAGGTTTAGGTTTAGCCGCCGAACTTGCCGAGCAGGAATTAGTATCTGAATCTGCGCGGCTAACAAGATTACGCGATCGCCTATACGCATTACTTGCAGATATTCCCGATCTGATTCCTACAGGTGCGATCGCTTCAGAAAGATTGCCCCATCACCTCAGTTTTTATCACAAACATATCGACGGTCGCCGCTTAGTGCGCGAAATGAATTTCGCGGGGCTTGCCATAAGTTCAGGTTCGGCATGTAGTAGTGGCGCGATCGAACCAAGCTCGATCCTTTTAGAAATGGGATATTCGCCAACGGAAGCCAGAAATAGTATTCGTCTCACCCTAGGTAAATCCAATAATGAAGCTGATATTGAATGGACATCCTTAGTAATGCACCAAATTTTGAGCCGCCAATCGTAG
- a CDS encoding DUF6887 family protein, which translates to MIKLDFNTMTKKELRAYVIAHPSNKDAFRIFVDRFTVNASPETFAMPQSVADLQEIESLIKQKLEQSS; encoded by the coding sequence GTGATCAAGCTTGATTTCAACACAATGACTAAGAAAGAATTACGCGCTTATGTTATTGCTCATCCCAGTAACAAAGACGCATTTCGTATATTTGTCGATCGCTTTACAGTAAATGCATCGCCAGAAACCTTTGCTATGCCTCAGTCAGTAGCCGATCTTCAAGAGATTGAGAGTTTAATTAAGCAAAAACTGGAGCAGTCTTCTTAA
- a CDS encoding universal stress protein, which translates to MFKTVLFPLNRSQETRQAVAIVIDLIQKYQAQLYVLSVADAEATDSDRASSQELINEMDAYFAEVGITIKSKMAEGKTAFVICDFADEINADLIVMGSRGMSLTEEHPDGSSVSQKVINLSPCPVLVVP; encoded by the coding sequence ATGTTTAAAACTGTTTTATTTCCTTTAAACAGAAGTCAAGAAACCCGCCAAGCTGTAGCCATAGTGATCGATCTCATTCAAAAATATCAGGCGCAGTTATATGTCCTATCAGTTGCTGATGCAGAGGCTACTGATAGCGATCGCGCTTCATCTCAAGAACTCATTAACGAAATGGATGCTTACTTTGCGGAGGTGGGCATTACGATTAAAAGCAAAATGGCTGAGGGTAAAACTGCTTTTGTAATTTGTGATTTTGCCGATGAGATTAATGCCGATTTAATTGTGATGGGTTCGCGGGGAATGAGCCTGACCGAAGAGCATCCCGATGGCAGCAGTGTTAGCCAAAAAGTGATTAATCTTTCGCCTTGTCCAGTATTAGTGGTTCCTTAA
- the thiL gene encoding thiamine-phosphate kinase — MTATVKSLGEQGLLKIFRQYCSELVGDDAAIMGETFADRQMVVTTDMLVDGVHFSDRTTSPEDVGWRAAAVNLSDLAAMGAKPWGLVMSVGLPPDTEIAWIEGVYRGFSECLRTYGTELVGGDTVRSPVRTLSVTAFGQVPKNQVIQRQTVRVGDVIVMTGLHGLSKAGLELLLNEKLKEKLLAPMQIGDRSLAGQELVKAICNYHQRPIPRFDAIHLFPEFLKQENHFSDFPVSGMDSSDGLADAIAQICRASNVGAKIYWDTLPIPELVQILAGDRALDWVLYGGEDFELVLCMPLDLAEQFVKLLSSAVIIGEIVEGNQLDGLDMRSAFQHYEP, encoded by the coding sequence ATGACAGCAACGGTCAAAAGTTTAGGTGAGCAAGGATTGCTGAAAATTTTTCGGCAATATTGTAGTGAGTTAGTGGGTGATGATGCGGCGATCATGGGGGAAACTTTTGCCGATCGCCAGATGGTCGTGACTACAGATATGTTGGTGGATGGTGTGCATTTTAGCGATCGCACGACTAGCCCTGAAGATGTGGGTTGGCGGGCGGCGGCTGTGAATTTATCAGATTTAGCCGCCATGGGAGCGAAACCTTGGGGTTTAGTTATGTCCGTAGGATTGCCACCTGACACAGAAATTGCTTGGATTGAAGGCGTATATCGTGGCTTTAGTGAATGTTTACGAACCTATGGCACGGAATTAGTAGGTGGTGATACGGTGCGATCGCCTGTTCGCACTTTATCGGTAACTGCCTTTGGACAAGTACCTAAAAATCAAGTCATCCAAAGGCAGACGGTGCGAGTTGGTGATGTGATCGTGATGACAGGTTTGCACGGACTCTCAAAGGCGGGTTTAGAACTTCTATTAAATGAAAAATTAAAAGAGAAGTTACTAGCTCCGATGCAGATAGGCGATCGCTCCTTAGCAGGACAAGAGCTAGTAAAAGCAATCTGTAACTATCATCAGCGACCAATTCCGCGTTTTGATGCAATTCATCTTTTTCCAGAATTCCTGAAACAGGAAAATCACTTCAGTGATTTTCCTGTTTCAGGAATGGATAGCAGCGATGGATTAGCTGATGCGATCGCCCAAATTTGTCGCGCAAGTAATGTCGGTGCAAAGATCTATTGGGATACATTACCAATTCCTGAATTAGTGCAGATCTTGGCAGGCGATCGCGCTTTGGATTGGGTTTTGTATGGTGGCGAAGATTTTGAGCTGGTTTTATGTATGCCTTTGGATCTAGCAGAGCAGTTTGTAAAGCTTTTATCCAGTGCGGTAATTATTGGCGAAATTGTTGAAGGCAACCAACTTGATGGGCTAGATATGCGATCGGCTTTTCAACATTACGAACCCTAA
- the rlmN gene encoding 23S rRNA (adenine(2503)-C(2))-methyltransferase RlmN, translated as MTVNTLPNSASKVLPLLGRSLSELTEWVVSQGQPSYRGKQLHEWLYTRGARSLTDITVFPKAWREEFALNPTAEMGRSQIHLHKTTRDGTEKFLLKLADGEIVETVGIPTSKRLTVCVSTQVGCPMACDFCATGKGGFRRNLAKHEIIDQVLTVQEVMQQRVSHIVFMGMGEPLLNYENLVGAINVINKDIGIGQRNITVSTVGIPNQIPRFAQEHLQVTLAVSLHAPTQEVRAQVIPSADRYPLIALMDDCREYVEITGRRISFEYTLLAGVNDAPEQAEELAYLIRGFQSHVNLIPYNTVSDADYKRPSERAIQTFVQVLENYKITVSVRRTRGLEADAACGQLRGQHEKALAK; from the coding sequence ATGACTGTGAATACGCTCCCAAATTCTGCTTCCAAAGTCCTACCACTATTGGGGCGATCGCTCTCTGAATTGACAGAATGGGTGGTATCACAAGGACAGCCAAGCTATCGAGGTAAACAGCTTCATGAATGGCTCTATACCAGAGGTGCGCGAAGCTTAACAGATATTACGGTGTTCCCTAAAGCTTGGCGCGAAGAATTTGCACTGAATCCGACTGCGGAAATGGGGCGATCGCAGATTCATCTTCACAAAACAACTCGCGATGGCACAGAGAAGTTTTTGCTGAAACTCGCTGATGGCGAAATTGTCGAAACCGTTGGTATTCCTACCAGTAAGCGATTGACCGTATGCGTATCGACTCAGGTGGGCTGTCCAATGGCGTGCGATTTTTGTGCTACGGGCAAAGGCGGCTTTCGGCGCAATTTGGCAAAGCATGAAATTATTGATCAAGTGCTGACAGTGCAGGAAGTCATGCAGCAGCGAGTCAGCCATATCGTATTTATGGGCATGGGTGAGCCGTTACTTAATTATGAAAATCTGGTTGGCGCAATTAACGTTATTAACAAAGATATTGGCATTGGTCAGCGCAATATTACTGTCTCTACTGTCGGTATTCCCAATCAAATTCCCCGCTTTGCCCAAGAACATTTGCAAGTAACTCTGGCGGTCAGTCTCCATGCACCAACTCAAGAAGTTCGCGCCCAAGTGATTCCATCAGCCGATCGCTATCCTCTGATCGCCTTAATGGATGACTGCCGCGAATATGTGGAAATCACGGGTAGAAGAATTAGTTTTGAATACACGTTACTAGCGGGAGTCAATGATGCTCCTGAACAGGCTGAAGAACTCGCCTACTTGATTCGCGGTTTCCAAAGTCACGTTAATCTGATTCCCTACAATACGGTTAGCGATGCGGATTACAAACGCCCCAGCGAAAGAGCAATTCAAACCTTTGTACAGGTTTTAGAAAATTATAAAATTACTGTAAGTGTGCGGCGCACAAGGGGACTAGAAGCAGATGCGGCTTGTGGTCAGTTGCGAGGACAACATGAGAAGGCTTTAGCCAAATAA
- a CDS encoding Fic family protein produces MYRDETIDLMEPMLPSEGNRELEDLVVSLIQATSSLKAILKPRMTETLGNLVRNMNCYYSNLIEGHNTTPRDIERALVEDFSSDPAKRDLQLEAKAHIEVQRLIDFSKNPDIVSIDFIQLLHREFYSRLPDNLRWVGEEANKKQVISGEFRTGRVIVGEHTPPDADKIERFLGRFIEICHPNKLSKVKQVIAVAAAHHRLLWIHPF; encoded by the coding sequence ATGTATAGAGACGAAACCATAGATTTAATGGAACCAATGCTTCCATCAGAGGGAAATCGTGAGCTAGAAGACCTAGTTGTTTCGCTGATCCAAGCAACAAGTAGCTTAAAAGCTATTCTAAAACCCCGAATGACTGAAACTCTCGGCAATTTAGTTCGTAACATGAACTGCTATTACAGTAATTTAATCGAAGGACATAACACTACTCCTCGCGATATTGAACGAGCTTTGGTCGAAGATTTCTCAAGTGATCCTGCAAAGCGGGATTTACAACTTGAAGCTAAAGCTCATATTGAAGTTCAAAGACTGATTGATTTTAGCAAAAATCCAGATATTGTTTCTATTGATTTTATTCAATTACTACATCGAGAGTTCTACTCACGCTTGCCAGATAATTTACGATGGGTAGGAGAAGAAGCAAATAAAAAGCAAGTTATTTCGGGTGAATTTAGAACAGGTAGAGTAATTGTCGGTGAACATACTCCTCCTGATGCAGATAAAATTGAGAGATTTTTGGGGCGTTTTATCGAAATTTGCCATCCCAATAAACTTTCAAAAGTTAAGCAAGTAATAGCTGTTGCTGCGGCTCATCATCGTCTCCTTTGGATTCATCCTTTTTAA